A single genomic interval of Alcaligenes sp. SDU_A2 harbors:
- a CDS encoding phospholipase D family protein yields the protein MNPDSDKKPTLGKRPLAAPRRRWRVMAAGGVFLAGLAALAGCALPSLQGRSQSLALPREQAEQTPLGQAIAPLVQAHPGLSGIYPLYDPHNAYAARALLARAAQKTLDVQYYIWRGDTTGTLMLGALFAAAERGVRVRLLLDDNGITGLDDTLAALNAHPNVEVRLFNPFVLRWPKALGYLTDFSRLNRRMHNKSFTVDNQASIIGGRNVGDEYFGATQDVLFSDLDVLAIGEVVQDVSADFDRYWASHSAYPVDTLVAVDGPRALQTFRQELAQAERQPRALDYQAVLRESGLVGELMQGELDFQWARTTMVSDDPAKGLGQASPEGLLVWRMDRLLGQPQRKVDLVSAYFVPTQAGVRAFQELMAKPGMQVQVLTNSLAATDVSAVHAGYAKRRKALLRAGVQLWELRPTSERPTQHGSGPFGSSGSALHAKTFAVDDQRIFVGSFNFDPRSVNLNTELGFIIESPTLAQELSKAFVQAIPYYSYRVELDAQGELIWIQQNDDGSRRIYHQEPEAGLLKRAGVGVMSLLPIEWLL from the coding sequence ATGAATCCTGACTCCGACAAGAAACCGACCCTTGGCAAGCGGCCGCTTGCCGCTCCCCGCAGACGCTGGCGCGTCATGGCCGCCGGCGGTGTTTTTCTGGCGGGCCTGGCCGCGTTGGCCGGCTGTGCCTTGCCGTCGTTGCAGGGCCGCAGTCAATCGCTTGCTTTGCCTCGGGAGCAGGCCGAACAGACACCGTTGGGTCAGGCGATTGCGCCGTTGGTGCAGGCACACCCGGGGCTATCGGGTATTTATCCTTTGTACGATCCGCATAACGCGTATGCGGCACGGGCCTTATTGGCCCGTGCCGCCCAGAAGACCCTGGATGTGCAGTACTACATCTGGCGCGGTGATACGACAGGCACGCTGATGTTAGGGGCCTTGTTTGCGGCCGCCGAACGGGGTGTGCGGGTGCGCTTGCTGCTCGATGACAATGGGATCACCGGGCTGGATGATACCCTGGCTGCGCTCAATGCCCACCCTAATGTCGAGGTGCGCCTGTTCAATCCTTTTGTGCTGCGCTGGCCCAAGGCGCTGGGCTATCTGACCGATTTTTCACGTCTGAACCGGCGCATGCACAACAAATCGTTCACGGTGGATAACCAGGCTTCTATTATTGGCGGGCGCAATGTAGGGGACGAGTATTTTGGTGCGACCCAGGATGTGCTGTTCTCCGACCTGGATGTATTGGCCATCGGCGAGGTGGTTCAGGACGTGTCGGCCGATTTCGACCGTTATTGGGCCAGTCACTCCGCGTATCCGGTCGATACGCTGGTGGCGGTGGACGGACCGCGTGCGCTGCAGACGTTTCGCCAGGAACTGGCGCAGGCCGAACGTCAGCCGCGCGCTCTGGATTATCAAGCCGTGCTGCGCGAATCCGGGCTGGTCGGCGAATTGATGCAGGGTGAACTGGACTTCCAGTGGGCGCGTACGACGATGGTCAGCGACGACCCGGCCAAAGGGCTGGGCCAGGCCAGCCCCGAAGGCTTGCTGGTCTGGCGCATGGATCGCCTGCTGGGTCAGCCCCAGCGCAAAGTCGATCTGGTGTCCGCTTATTTCGTGCCCACACAGGCGGGCGTGCGTGCTTTTCAAGAGCTGATGGCCAAGCCGGGCATGCAAGTGCAGGTGTTGACCAATTCTCTGGCCGCCACAGACGTGTCGGCCGTCCATGCCGGTTATGCCAAACGGCGCAAAGCCTTGTTGCGGGCCGGTGTGCAGTTATGGGAATTGCGTCCGACTTCGGAGCGTCCCACGCAGCACGGTTCGGGGCCGTTCGGCAGTTCCGGTTCGGCCTTGCATGCCAAGACGTTTGCAGTGGATGATCAGCGGATTTTTGTGGGTTCGTTTAATTTTGATCCGCGCTCGGTCAATTTAAATACCGAATTGGGCTTTATCATAGAAAGCCCGACCTTGGCCCAGGAATTGTCCAAGGCCTTTGTCCAGGCCATTCCGTATTACAGCTATCGTGTCGAGCTCGATGCGCAGGGCGAACTTATCTGGATACAGCAGAACGACGACGGCAGCCGCCGGATCTACCATCAGGAACCGGAGGCCGGCCTGTTAAAGCGCGCCGGCGTGGGTGTGATGTCGTTGCTGCCTATCGAATGGCTCTTGTAG
- a CDS encoding AAA family ATPase has translation MDALSSTPQTTIQIRLLGPYRVLVNGQPRTQIINYDKARILLSMLAMAQGKPLNRGHLAETIWHEDPISTGRARLRHALHALRRAFADCDDVLHISHDTLSLNPQRVFIDVLALLQHASQPALSDLERLDLYDGTLLEQVKLHNGERLQDWLLDAQAQIRQTLVQCRDRYVQASLASLPPSQAMAHIKRWLMIWPEEERLHQRLIELLKQEGQHDAAMQAYEQCSVLLADRLGCEPSPQTRQLVYQAERQTESKHDHKPAQTGLSLRPLAVVGFCLRFQAGHQHDREHSGEVIEQSSRLLNALIQQHGGWLSVAGHNQALAYFGYPDLLESPVSLAADLARAAAALRLDDRILLTIGIHADLVIDDQSGHPDPWGQLAQTVLPLSWQAMPGSPRVSLQASQRLLPEDVPVPLNGQAHELTLRLHRPGADHSHLPSRIYGRSQEFDQLVQAWAQIGPNRPLHHIAIHGRARIGKSLLIQSLADYVQKTDHPSIALQCREDRRRQAWHPLRLWLHEQLLGQMALAPIDQSDPFSTQAVQAVLDVTAQQAKALSQWLQATPDEHEQNEPSTAQMEMFFNLLSGLSGTPRRRLLIIENMQWADPPTQKLVRLLAHATPRSPTLLITSGRTPSHGLERAERMALRPLDRTSINSLLGGQSRGPRLSRDNRSRLARLSGGNPGHAHDLLRHLELGSPANCAPSLTDLVCIQYHTLLPATRSILTTIALHDDAIAIEDIIAMLNMNADTLDSGLDTLVTLDLIERQGREIVCQPLVAQAIRQIALRREQQNAHQTIAHYGIRRRHAPEVIAQHLCLAECADAAFWWQRAAREALHRLDLRDASLFLQRSLNRSELIDDIQIRHALQFECRMLQGTIESTLYGPASASTAMAYELGRYVQNNHDNDQVMVSLWSTWSALQAQGNFDQALLVARQLLALASETGHDQNRSWALYAIGHLELWRGNLQQAEETLHLSLAVLENLPASKGRLAIEEHYPQCMTLCTLAVTLALKGDTTAALQYVRQAVQSLRPEITLIMRSITYLFGMQALYLTDQLEDCRQLAEQSLKELQKVGSPEPWSALARSFLHYCQIMLYGRESSLQPLQDCVQIVQYGLPICVDGLMGRIARALIRLGRYNEAMPWLDKAAAQGLRYCTHSLSAELHCIRGDAWLALGEPGQARQQWALAETHMEKHGLRLYARWIEARRTALQRLKL, from the coding sequence ATGGATGCCTTGTCTTCAACGCCTCAAACAACGATCCAGATCCGCTTGCTGGGGCCATACCGTGTCTTAGTAAACGGTCAACCACGCACGCAGATCATCAATTACGACAAGGCCCGCATCCTTCTGTCCATGCTGGCGATGGCCCAGGGAAAACCGCTTAACCGTGGTCACCTGGCCGAAACCATCTGGCACGAAGACCCGATCAGCACAGGCCGGGCGCGCCTGCGACACGCGCTGCATGCCCTGCGTCGCGCCTTTGCCGACTGCGACGATGTGCTGCACATCAGTCACGACACGCTTTCCTTGAATCCGCAACGGGTCTTTATTGATGTGCTGGCACTGCTGCAACACGCCAGCCAACCCGCCCTAAGCGACCTGGAACGGCTGGATCTGTACGACGGCACACTGCTGGAACAAGTCAAGCTGCATAACGGTGAACGGCTACAGGACTGGCTGCTCGATGCCCAGGCACAGATACGACAAACCCTGGTCCAATGCCGCGACCGCTATGTGCAGGCCAGTCTGGCCAGCTTGCCGCCGTCCCAAGCAATGGCGCACATCAAACGCTGGCTGATGATCTGGCCCGAAGAAGAGCGGCTGCACCAGCGTCTGATCGAACTGCTCAAGCAGGAAGGACAGCACGACGCCGCTATGCAGGCCTATGAGCAATGCTCCGTACTGCTGGCGGATCGGCTCGGTTGCGAACCTAGCCCACAGACACGGCAATTGGTCTATCAGGCCGAGCGCCAGACAGAATCCAAGCACGATCATAAACCGGCCCAGACCGGCTTGAGCCTGCGCCCCCTGGCCGTGGTTGGATTCTGCCTGCGCTTTCAAGCGGGCCATCAGCATGATCGTGAACACAGCGGCGAGGTCATAGAGCAAAGCAGCCGCCTGCTCAATGCCTTGATTCAGCAACACGGCGGCTGGCTGTCCGTGGCCGGGCACAACCAGGCCCTGGCCTATTTCGGATATCCGGACCTGCTGGAGTCCCCGGTCTCGCTGGCAGCCGATCTGGCACGGGCCGCCGCAGCCCTGCGTCTGGATGACCGGATTTTACTGACCATAGGCATACACGCCGACTTGGTCATCGATGACCAATCCGGCCACCCAGACCCCTGGGGCCAATTGGCGCAGACTGTACTGCCGCTTAGCTGGCAAGCCATGCCGGGCTCCCCCAGAGTCAGTCTGCAAGCGTCACAACGTCTCTTACCCGAAGATGTGCCTGTCCCCTTGAACGGACAAGCTCATGAACTGACGCTGCGCCTTCATCGGCCCGGCGCGGATCACAGCCACCTTCCCAGTCGCATCTATGGCCGCTCCCAAGAGTTCGATCAATTGGTACAAGCCTGGGCGCAAATCGGCCCGAACCGGCCTTTGCACCACATTGCCATTCATGGCCGCGCACGCATCGGCAAAAGCCTGCTGATCCAGTCTCTGGCCGACTACGTTCAAAAAACCGACCACCCCAGCATTGCCCTGCAATGCCGTGAAGACCGCCGCCGTCAGGCCTGGCACCCCCTGCGGCTGTGGCTGCACGAGCAGTTGCTTGGCCAGATGGCCCTGGCCCCGATAGACCAATCCGACCCCTTTTCCACACAGGCGGTGCAAGCCGTTTTAGATGTCACAGCGCAACAGGCCAAAGCGTTGAGTCAGTGGCTGCAGGCGACACCCGACGAGCACGAGCAAAACGAACCCTCCACTGCTCAGATGGAGATGTTCTTCAATTTGCTCAGCGGCTTATCCGGAACGCCGCGTCGTCGCCTGCTGATTATCGAAAACATGCAGTGGGCCGATCCTCCCACCCAGAAACTGGTACGCCTGCTGGCCCATGCCACGCCTCGCAGCCCCACGCTACTGATCACATCCGGCCGCACCCCCAGCCACGGCCTGGAGCGCGCCGAACGCATGGCGCTGCGCCCGCTGGATCGAACCAGCATCAACAGCCTGCTAGGCGGTCAAAGCCGTGGGCCACGGCTCTCACGGGACAACCGCAGCCGCCTGGCCCGCCTAAGCGGCGGCAACCCGGGCCACGCCCACGACCTGCTGCGTCATCTGGAGCTGGGCAGCCCTGCCAACTGCGCCCCGTCGCTGACGGACCTGGTCTGCATCCAGTACCACACCCTGCTGCCCGCCACCCGCAGCATCCTGACCACCATTGCCCTGCATGACGATGCCATTGCCATCGAGGACATCATCGCCATGCTGAACATGAATGCCGATACGCTGGACAGCGGATTGGACACGCTGGTCACGCTGGATCTGATCGAGCGCCAAGGCCGCGAGATTGTCTGCCAGCCCCTGGTTGCACAAGCCATCCGGCAGATTGCCTTGCGCCGCGAACAGCAAAACGCGCACCAGACCATCGCCCACTACGGCATACGCCGGCGGCACGCACCCGAAGTAATCGCACAGCATCTATGTCTGGCCGAATGCGCCGATGCCGCTTTCTGGTGGCAGCGGGCAGCGCGCGAGGCATTGCACCGCCTTGATCTGCGCGATGCCAGCCTGTTCTTGCAACGCAGCCTGAACCGCAGCGAACTGATCGACGACATCCAAATACGCCACGCCTTACAGTTTGAATGCCGCATGCTGCAGGGCACGATTGAAAGCACACTATACGGCCCCGCATCCGCCTCCACGGCCATGGCCTACGAGCTGGGCCGCTACGTGCAGAACAATCATGATAATGATCAGGTCATGGTGTCGCTGTGGAGCACCTGGTCGGCGCTTCAGGCGCAAGGAAACTTCGACCAGGCCCTGCTGGTGGCCCGACAATTGCTGGCCCTGGCCAGCGAAACCGGCCATGACCAGAACCGCAGTTGGGCGCTCTACGCGATCGGGCATCTTGAACTGTGGAGAGGCAATCTACAACAGGCCGAGGAAACGCTGCACCTGAGCCTGGCCGTCCTGGAGAACCTGCCCGCCTCCAAGGGTCGGCTGGCCATTGAAGAACATTATCCACAGTGCATGACCTTGTGTACGCTGGCGGTCACGCTGGCCCTCAAGGGCGACACCACCGCCGCCTTGCAATACGTGCGCCAGGCCGTGCAAAGCCTGCGGCCCGAAATCACCTTGATCATGCGCTCGATCACCTACCTGTTTGGCATGCAGGCTCTGTATCTGACAGATCAATTGGAGGACTGCCGCCAACTGGCCGAGCAATCCCTGAAAGAACTACAAAAAGTCGGCAGCCCGGAACCCTGGTCGGCACTGGCGCGCTCGTTTCTGCATTACTGCCAAATCATGCTGTACGGACGCGAATCCAGCCTGCAGCCACTGCAGGACTGCGTACAGATCGTGCAATATGGATTGCCCATCTGCGTCGATGGCCTGATGGGGCGTATTGCGCGCGCGCTGATACGGCTAGGTCGCTACAACGAGGCCATGCCATGGCTGGACAAGGCGGCCGCGCAGGGACTGCGCTATTGCACGCACAGCTTGTCTGCCGAGCTGCACTGCATTCGCGGCGACGCCTGGCTGGCACTCGGTGAACCCGGACAAGCCAGACAGCAATGGGCGTTGGCAGAAACACACATGGAAAAGCACGGCCTGCGACTGTATGCCAGATGGATAGAAGCCCGTCGCACCGCCTTGCAGCGCCTGAAACTGTAA
- a CDS encoding GntR family transcriptional regulator yields the protein MVDATRSSLRKQSRLPLSLKVKYTLRARLERGEWPVGTRIPTLEQLMQAYGVSRATMRAALDELEREGLIERTRGKGTFVIGDVAQEHWLALPTCWDELLAYLGRLNTVTVELGSGKGRVPADIAGAAVPDTYWWTMRVNHADGLAYSMSTVYVLDAVAWRLQPDLCQGPVLLALDRLARDQIHAASQTLTVRVADADLARHLNMDIGMPVVRLLRTVRNQQGQIVYAAQVYYPAQYLSITTELSPSSTV from the coding sequence ATGGTCGATGCCACCCGTTCTTCATTACGCAAGCAGTCCCGCTTGCCGCTGTCGCTTAAAGTCAAATACACCTTGCGGGCGCGCCTGGAGCGGGGGGAATGGCCGGTGGGAACGCGTATTCCTACGCTGGAACAATTGATGCAGGCATATGGCGTATCGCGCGCGACGATGCGCGCTGCGCTGGACGAGCTCGAGCGCGAGGGACTGATTGAACGCACGCGCGGCAAAGGCACGTTTGTCATCGGCGATGTGGCCCAGGAGCATTGGTTGGCCTTGCCGACGTGCTGGGATGAGCTGCTTGCGTATTTGGGCCGGCTCAATACCGTGACGGTGGAGCTGGGCAGCGGCAAGGGCAGGGTGCCGGCGGACATTGCGGGGGCGGCTGTGCCGGATACCTATTGGTGGACGATGCGGGTCAATCATGCCGATGGTCTGGCGTACAGCATGAGCACCGTCTATGTGCTCGATGCCGTAGCCTGGCGTCTGCAGCCCGACCTTTGCCAGGGGCCTGTGCTGCTGGCGCTCGATCGCCTGGCTCGGGATCAGATTCATGCTGCCAGCCAGACGCTGACGGTGCGGGTGGCCGACGCCGATCTGGCGCGGCACCTGAATATGGACATAGGCATGCCGGTTGTGCGGCTGTTGCGCACAGTACGCAATCAGCAGGGCCAGATTGTGTACGCTGCGCAGGTCTACTATCCGGCTCAGTATCTCAGCATCACAACCGAGCTGTCGCCGTCTTCAACCGTCTGA
- a CDS encoding Bug family tripartite tricarboxylate transporter substrate binding protein has product MKLSYLFRSLAVCAALAPVTAPALAAETVTLVVSSAAGGPLDVLGRMLAREASATTGQTIVVENRAGASGTIAAETVGRSKPDGNTLLLTLDTVATANPHIYLKSNFRLSDSLELVSLLGTFDQVLVVPSNSGIKTAAQFLKEAGDKRMNYGSAGIGSPGHLMMSALTQDSGVKLDHIPYKSNPAVLNDMYGGRIDSGFLVIAGVLGAVREGKLTALAVSGNTRNSLIPDVPTVAESKLPGLENFDERFAYLVFAPKGTPAAKIQSWNTLLADIMKRPSTAQMLRTLDIQPYASSTTSPAQWVQERSQRWKRIIEKEGIRSDG; this is encoded by the coding sequence ATGAAACTGAGCTATCTTTTCCGCTCCCTGGCCGTCTGTGCCGCCCTGGCACCTGTCACAGCACCGGCGCTGGCCGCCGAGACCGTCACCCTGGTCGTCAGTTCGGCGGCTGGCGGCCCCCTGGACGTATTGGGCCGGATGCTGGCGCGCGAAGCCTCTGCCACGACCGGCCAGACCATCGTGGTCGAGAACCGGGCCGGCGCGTCGGGCACCATCGCCGCCGAAACCGTAGGCCGCAGCAAGCCCGACGGCAATACGCTGCTGCTGACCCTGGATACGGTCGCCACCGCCAATCCACATATCTACCTGAAAAGCAACTTCCGACTCAGCGATTCGCTGGAACTGGTTTCTTTGCTGGGCACATTCGATCAAGTACTGGTGGTGCCCAGCAATTCGGGCATCAAGACCGCTGCCCAGTTTCTGAAAGAAGCCGGCGACAAACGCATGAACTATGGCTCTGCCGGCATAGGTTCGCCCGGACACCTGATGATGTCCGCCTTGACCCAGGACAGCGGTGTCAAGCTCGATCATATCCCTTACAAAAGCAATCCGGCCGTCCTAAACGATATGTACGGCGGCCGCATCGACAGTGGCTTTCTGGTGATTGCCGGCGTGCTGGGCGCGGTACGCGAGGGCAAGCTGACGGCGCTGGCCGTATCGGGCAATACGCGCAACTCGCTGATTCCGGATGTGCCGACCGTGGCCGAATCCAAACTGCCCGGCCTGGAAAACTTCGATGAACGCTTTGCCTATCTGGTGTTCGCGCCCAAAGGCACACCGGCCGCCAAGATTCAGTCCTGGAACACACTGCTGGCCGACATCATGAAGCGTCCATCGACCGCGCAAATGCTCCGCACGCTGGACATCCAACCCTACGCGTCGAGCACCACCAGCCCGGCACAATGGGTTCAGGAACGCAGCCAGCGCTGGAAGCGCATTATCGAAAAAGAAGGCATACGCTCAGACGGTTGA
- a CDS encoding sulfatase family protein: protein MSTAAPNFLLFITDQHRADHLGCYGNPDVRTPSLDALAARGWRAERFYVATPICMPNRASLMTGRMPSVHGARHNGVPLPLESNTFVDVLRRAGWRTALVGKAHLQNITDDPPLYPKPDAPPTQDEARQTVATNDYDQECGTLWRERPDHAMTLPFYGFEHVDLAVDHGDQIWGDYGRWLQNEHPDIAALSGPDQALPSPDITLSHFGQAWRTRVPEEFSTTAWIGARTRALLDQHSQAGEPFFIQCSFPDPHHPFTPHGQYWDMYDPEQVTLPASFEPGPHPAPPHIRWLHEQRDQGKAVKHTPALFACTEREAREAIALNYGSITHIDAEIGRILNHLEQRGLAENTVILFLSDHGDFMGDHQLLLKGPVHYQSIIRTPFIWFDPARPVGHAADNALCSTIDIAPTILERAGLLPYNGIQGRSLLPLMTDPTHQWRATLLVEEENQRQLFNMPQRCKLRSLLTESHRLSVYQGTNWGELYDLQADPLEQHNLWDDPASSELKTRLLCQLLDTLMAHSESSPLPLALA from the coding sequence ATGTCCACCGCTGCACCGAATTTCCTGCTGTTCATCACAGACCAGCACCGTGCCGACCACCTGGGCTGCTACGGCAACCCGGATGTACGCACTCCCAGCCTGGACGCGCTGGCGGCACGCGGCTGGCGTGCCGAGCGTTTTTACGTCGCCACCCCCATCTGCATGCCCAACCGCGCCTCGCTGATGACCGGCCGCATGCCCTCGGTACACGGCGCGCGCCACAACGGCGTGCCCCTGCCGCTGGAGTCAAATACCTTCGTGGACGTGCTGCGCCGGGCAGGCTGGCGCACCGCTTTGGTGGGCAAGGCACACTTGCAGAACATTACCGACGACCCGCCGCTCTATCCCAAGCCCGACGCCCCGCCCACCCAGGACGAAGCGCGGCAAACGGTGGCCACCAATGATTACGACCAAGAATGCGGCACCCTCTGGCGCGAACGCCCCGACCACGCAATGACGCTGCCATTTTACGGTTTCGAGCATGTCGATCTGGCCGTCGATCACGGCGATCAGATCTGGGGGGACTATGGACGCTGGCTGCAAAACGAACACCCCGACATCGCCGCATTGAGCGGCCCTGATCAGGCCCTGCCCAGTCCGGACATCACACTGAGCCATTTTGGACAGGCATGGCGCACCCGCGTGCCTGAAGAGTTCAGCACCACGGCCTGGATAGGCGCACGCACCCGCGCCTTGCTGGATCAGCACAGCCAGGCCGGAGAGCCTTTCTTTATTCAGTGCTCCTTCCCCGATCCGCACCACCCTTTCACCCCCCACGGCCAGTATTGGGACATGTACGATCCAGAACAGGTCACGCTGCCTGCCTCCTTTGAACCCGGCCCGCACCCCGCCCCACCGCACATCCGCTGGCTGCATGAACAGCGCGATCAGGGCAAAGCCGTCAAGCACACGCCGGCCCTGTTTGCCTGCACAGAACGCGAAGCGCGCGAGGCCATCGCGCTGAACTACGGCTCGATCACGCATATCGATGCCGAAATCGGCCGTATCCTGAACCATCTGGAACAACGCGGCCTGGCCGAGAACACCGTCATCCTGTTCTTGAGCGACCACGGGGACTTCATGGGCGACCATCAACTGCTGCTTAAAGGGCCGGTGCACTATCAAAGCATAATACGCACCCCGTTTATCTGGTTCGACCCGGCCAGACCAGTGGGACACGCGGCCGACAACGCCTTGTGTTCCACCATCGATATCGCGCCCACCATTCTGGAGCGGGCCGGCCTGCTGCCCTACAACGGCATTCAGGGACGCTCGCTGCTGCCCTTGATGACTGATCCGACCCATCAATGGCGGGCCACATTGCTGGTGGAAGAAGAGAACCAGCGCCAGCTGTTCAATATGCCGCAACGCTGCAAACTGCGCTCGCTGCTGACCGAATCGCATCGACTAAGCGTCTATCAGGGCACCAACTGGGGCGAACTGTACGACCTGCAAGCCGATCCTCTGGAACAACATAATCTCTGGGACGACCCCGCCTCCAGCGAACTGAAGACCCGCCTGCTGTGCCAACTGCTTGACACGCTGATGGCACACAGCGAATCCAGTCCATTGCCGCTGGCGCTGGCCTGA
- a CDS encoding LysR family transcriptional regulator: protein MMSWSDRIRLKHLQVLILLCELESMSDVARQSNMTQPALSKWLKDLEENVGMPLFERHARGIVPLPPALELARQAKGVLSRLDRMGVTLEQYRQGFRQQFALGVSPMVAVVYLPELLREVLQCHPQCHIRIQEGTLDILSRQLEQGDLDLIIGRIDELGRNPDMAFLPLGTVPLCVAVGQNHPLAGRADLKWTEVLDHPWILPPKSSPMRRRFELSLDAQGLRHPHCAIESAYAHTSAKLAVDSPFLVPMARSMVQAYPDLRILDLDWTDASLHGQLGLMWRPEDGGQPLLEQIIGWMRQRHP from the coding sequence ATGATGAGCTGGAGCGATCGCATCCGTTTGAAGCACCTGCAGGTCCTGATTTTGCTGTGTGAGTTGGAAAGCATGAGCGATGTGGCCCGGCAGTCCAATATGACACAGCCGGCCTTGTCAAAATGGCTCAAGGATCTGGAGGAAAATGTAGGCATGCCCTTGTTCGAGCGCCATGCGCGCGGCATCGTGCCTTTGCCCCCGGCCTTGGAGCTGGCACGCCAGGCCAAGGGAGTATTGAGTCGGTTGGACAGAATGGGCGTGACGCTGGAGCAGTACCGGCAAGGATTCAGGCAGCAGTTTGCGCTGGGCGTCTCGCCCATGGTGGCGGTGGTCTATTTGCCGGAGCTCTTGCGCGAGGTTCTGCAGTGCCATCCCCAGTGCCATATCCGTATTCAAGAAGGCACATTGGATATATTGAGCAGGCAACTGGAACAGGGCGATCTGGATCTGATTATCGGTCGCATCGACGAACTGGGCCGCAATCCAGATATGGCGTTCTTGCCTCTGGGCACGGTTCCCTTGTGCGTGGCGGTGGGCCAAAACCATCCGCTGGCCGGCCGTGCGGATCTGAAATGGACAGAAGTGCTGGATCACCCTTGGATATTGCCGCCCAAGAGCAGTCCTATGCGCAGGCGCTTCGAGTTGTCTCTGGATGCGCAGGGTTTGCGGCATCCGCACTGCGCCATTGAATCGGCCTATGCCCATACCAGTGCCAAGCTGGCGGTGGACAGCCCGTTCCTGGTTCCGATGGCGCGCAGCATGGTCCAGGCCTATCCGGATCTGCGCATCCTGGATCTGGATTGGACGGATGCCAGCCTGCATGGGCAGTTGGGTCTGATGTGGCGACCGGAAGACGGCGGTCAGCCGCTGCTCGAACAAATCATAGGCTGGATGCGCCAACGTCATCCCTAA
- a CDS encoding GGDEF domain-containing protein — protein MEYLRTRVMLVGLIFALLTPFWAFMDWLLLPSRPTDFLFVRLFGFAGLLACVWLALQGHQRIRLVYVLSGLVFMLPASFYAYMLLSSDSAGHYVVLGYGFIPFLLVATLSIFPFTLLESAVVGGALIGLQILASIRADTWMTAKGMQDLWLLIALLVVALTANYFHLGLLLRLYRQATHDALTGLMNRGALNQQLTQRIWEDGLHVLMIDLDHFKQINDTHGHSVGDDVLARAAGLFKAHLEPQDLAARYGGEEFTLILAGRTDEQALELARQLLGKVQAQVLHNHDRQPFQITASIGLAACAAGQDAEKALRLADMRLYQAKRGGRNQIVATG, from the coding sequence ATGGAGTACCTGCGCACACGAGTCATGCTGGTCGGGCTTATCTTTGCCCTCCTGACGCCGTTCTGGGCCTTCATGGACTGGCTTTTGCTGCCCAGCAGGCCGACTGATTTTTTGTTTGTCCGTCTGTTTGGTTTTGCGGGCTTGCTGGCCTGTGTGTGGCTGGCTCTGCAAGGACATCAGCGCATCCGGCTTGTCTATGTGTTGAGCGGGCTGGTATTTATGCTGCCGGCCTCGTTCTATGCCTACATGCTGCTCAGTTCGGACAGCGCGGGCCATTATGTCGTGCTGGGCTACGGTTTTATCCCTTTTCTGCTGGTCGCCACTCTCAGTATTTTTCCCTTTACGCTGCTGGAATCGGCAGTGGTGGGCGGGGCGCTGATCGGCCTACAGATACTGGCGTCGATACGCGCCGATACGTGGATGACCGCCAAAGGTATGCAGGATCTGTGGCTGTTGATAGCCTTGTTGGTGGTGGCCCTGACGGCCAATTATTTTCATCTGGGACTGCTGTTGCGCTTGTATAGACAGGCCACGCACGATGCCTTGACCGGGTTGATGAACCGGGGAGCCTTGAACCAGCAACTGACCCAGCGCATCTGGGAAGATGGCCTGCATGTGCTGATGATAGACCTGGACCATTTCAAGCAGATCAACGATACCCACGGCCATTCGGTGGGCGACGATGTGCTGGCGCGCGCGGCCGGTTTGTTCAAAGCCCACCTGGAGCCGCAGGATCTGGCTGCCCGCTATGGCGGCGAAGAATTTACCTTGATTCTGGCTGGCCGCACGGATGAACAGGCGCTGGAGCTGGCCCGGCAACTTTTAGGCAAGGTTCAGGCGCAGGTGCTGCACAACCACGACCGCCAGCCTTTTCAGATTACCGCCAGTATCGGACTGGCCGCCTGTGCCGCCGGACAGGATGCCGAAAAAGCGCTGCGCCTGGCCGATATGCGTCTGTATCAGGCCAAGCGGGGCGGACGCAATCAGATCGTGGCGACCGGCTAG